The region AAGGGCTGATTCGCACTTATTGACGAGGTCCACTCCCCCATGTGGAACGAGGGCCGGCGGTGCAAACCGTCGGCCCTTTGCGTGTCCGGAGTGTTCGTGGAGGCGGCGCCGACCTGGTCTTGGCGGCGCCCATCGTCAGGGGCGCGTGGTCAGGCGGTGACCGCGAAGACCTCGCGGTCGGTCTCGCGCGGGGGTGCTTCGTCGAAGTTGGGCAGAGGTTCGAAGACGTCCTCGGTGATCGTCACTTCGCTCAGTCCGTCGAGCTTGAAGTGGCCGAGGCGTCGCTCTTCCTCACTGCGCCAGTTCTTGCGCGGGTTGAACGCGCTCACGAAAAGTTCGTCGTGACGGCTGAACAGTCGGTGCGGCGCGAGCAGCATCTCGGCACCGTTGTACTGGGCGAGGACCAGGCGCTTGAGGGCGATGGCTTCGATGAGCTTGCGCTCGGTGGTGGCGTCGGGCTCGGGAGAATTCGGCATGGCGCTGCATAGTGGAGCGCCGCTGCCTGTCAGACAAGCCGCAATCAGGCCTTATACCGCATGGCGAGGATGATTTTTTCGACGCCGGGGATACGTCTGGGGCAACTGCGGGGCCGATCACGGTGCGCA is a window of Novosphingobium aureum DNA encoding:
- a CDS encoding WYL domain-containing protein translates to MPNSPEPDATTERKLIEAIALKRLVLAQYNGAEMLLAPHRLFSRHDELFVSAFNPRKNWRSEEERRLGHFKLDGLSEVTITEDVFEPLPNFDEAPPRETDREVFAVTA